Proteins co-encoded in one Theileria equi strain WA chromosome 3, complete sequence genomic window:
- a CDS encoding 60S ribosomal protein L26, putative (encoded by transcript BEWA_010270A), with protein MKFSNTVSSSRRKSRKAHFTAPSSKRRIIMSAILSRELRQKYNVRSIPIRKDDEVMVVRGHYHDREGKVTQVYRKKWKIYIERITRDKNNRESVQVGIHPSNVVITKLRLDKHRRKILERKSKASTKSKYTEHDIKI; from the exons ATGAAGTTTAGCAATA CCGTTTCAAGCAGCAGGAGAAAGAGTCGTAAGGCTCATTTTACCGCTCCCTCAAGCAAGCGTAGGATAATAATGAGCGCAATCCTATCGCGTGAACTCAGACAAAAGTACAATGTTCGTTCAATCCCAATTAggaaggatgatgaagTTATGGTTGTTCGTGGTCACTATCATGACAGAGAGGGAAAAGTGACACAGGTCTATCGtaagaaatggaaaatctACATAGAGCGTATAACGAGGGACAAAAACAATC GTGAGAGCGTACAAGTTGGCATCCATCCAAGTAACGTTGTCATTACAAAGCTCAGATTGGATAAGCACCGCAGAAAGATCCTGGAAAGAAAGAGTAAAGCATCAACCAAGTCTAAATATACCGAGCATGACATCAAGATCTAG
- a CDS encoding coronin, putative (encoded by transcript BEWA_010300A), with product MGCVKLKNIFGEPWKQSYRDLKISARPTQSCGLAASSQHIAFPWDVGSGGVVALIDINNFGRNPPIIKLSGHGGSIQDLVFNEFDQNIIASASDDCTVRIWDVNNDGNLDINKAKSTLTSHSMKVTNLSWNPVVDYVLLSGSFDCSAKVWDASVEREMFSVPVNDPVSYVTWKPDGNLILVSTKEANLSLVDPRSGIKSLGFKAHDSSKLTHGIWLGGPYGNDHILTTGFVNNKTRQIRVWDSRNTEKFLLSKDIDSSSSPLFPHWDEQTGIISLAAKGDLTVRLFQYFENELNKAGEFKTSGSIKSFCLIPNSICDKTKCELGRFLTNENCAQINATSMFVIRRNNHASMIELYGESNASRRRTTVSDWSNGSLAKDISSLQLTNTKSGSINRSDAANKFRDISSIITECNNKYAENFNDSGMIPLLEKIQANISELISLIRR from the exons ATGGGTTGCGTCAAACTTAAGAATATCTTTG GTGAGCCATGGAAACAATCTTATCGTGACTTAAAAATCAGTGCTAGACCTACTCAATCATGCGGTTTAGCTGCAAGTTCACAACACATTGCT TTTCCGTGGGATGTAGGGAGTGGAGGTGTTGTTGCATTAATCGACATTAATAATTTTGGTCGGAACCCTCCTATAATAAAATTATCAG GTCACGGTGGTTCTATTCAGGATCTTGTATTTAATGAGTTCGATCAGAATATCATAGCATCGGCCTCAGATG ATTGCACGGTAAGAATCTGGGATGTTAACAATGATGGTAACCTTGATATCAACAAGGCGAAATCTACCCTCACAAGCCATTCCATGAAAGTTACAAATCTATCCTGGAACCCAGTTGTAGATTATGTCTTATTATCCGGCAGTTTCGATTGCTCAGCCAAAGTTTG GGACGCATCGGTAGAAAGGGAAATGTTTTCTGTTCCCGTAAACGACCCAGTGTCTTACGTAACATGGAAACCAGATGG GAAtctcattcttgtatcCACTAAAGAGGCTAATTTGTCACTGGTAGATCCTAGGTCTGGAATTAAAAGTTTGGGATTTAAGGCGCATGATTCAAGTAAGCTGACGCATGGTATTTGGTTGGGAGGACCATATGGAAACGATCATATTCTTACCACTGGGTTTGTCAACAATAAAACAAGACAAATAAGGGTCTGGGATAGTCGTAACACTGAAAAGTTTTTACTTTCTAAGGACATTGACAGCTCTTCTTCCCCTCTATTTCCACACTGGGATGAGCAAACTGGAATAATTTCTCTAGCGGCTAAG GGAGATCTAACTGTACGTTTGTTCCAGTACTTCGAGAACGAATTGAATAAAGCGGGAGAATTCAAAACATCCGGATCTATAAAATCCTTTTGTTTAATACCAAACAGTATATGTGACAAAACAAAATGTGAGTTAGGAAGGTTTTTAACTAATGAAAACTGTGCCCAAATCAATGCTACCTCTATGTTCGTAATAAGGCGTAACAATCATGCGTCTATGATCGAGTTATATGGTGAATCAAACGCAAGTAGAAGAAGAACAACAGTGAGTGATTGGTCAAACGGTTCACTGGCAAAGGATATCAGTTCGTTGCAGTTGACTAATACAAAAAGTGGATCAATAAACAGATCAGATGCAGCTAATAAGTTTAGGGACATATCAAGTATAATCACGGAGTGCAACAATAAGTATGCggaaaattttaatgacAGTGGCATGATTCCCCTATTAGAAAAGATACAGGCGAATATATCAGAATTGATTAGCCTGATCAGGCGGTAA
- a CDS encoding calmodulin, putative (encoded by transcript BEWA_010260A) codes for MTTKQILKLSVEHIILIRFVNRQLTLLDSQLPNSYLIRNQFQLVDSDGDGFINKSEFRKLFRSFGQTISEKRLKWIILEAFKNLDNGLGMDFDTFASTLINYYSPPPTEKVVREAFQLFDKNNTGTNDSQPKYTQSGYIDKSKLTEFLTTRGERLTVPEVEYFNKIVGIKPDNDKIDYTTVAEEICKLLSQVQV; via the exons ATGACAACCAAGCAAATACTAAAACTCAGCGTTGAACACATTATCCTCATCAGGTTTGTCAACAGGCAACTTACACTACTCGACTCACAATTGCCAAATTCATACCTAATTAGGAATCAGTTCCAGTTAGTAGATTCAGACGGTGATGGATTCATAAACAAAAGTGAG TTCCGAAAGCTATTTAGGTCATTCGGACAAACTATTTCTGAAAAACGCCTCAAATGGATTATACTAG AGGCTTTCAAGAACCTCGATAATGGGCTCGGTATGGACTTCGACACATTCGCAAGTACACTAATCAACTATTACTCCCCTCCACCAACGGAGAAAGTAGTTAGAGAAGCATTTCAACTATTCGACAAAAATAATACAGGTACAAATGATAGTCAACCAAAATACACCCAATCAGGATACATCGACAAGTCTAAGTTGACAGAATTTCTGACAACACGTGGAGAACGATTGACAGTGCCAGAGGTGGAATATTTCAACAAAATAGTGGGAATAAAACCtgataatgataaaatCGACTATACCACTGTGGCAGAAGAGATCTGCAAACTCCTATCCCAGGTTCAAGTATAA
- a CDS encoding hypothetical protein (encoded by transcript BEWA_010310A), whose protein sequence is MSERLKCMINARSLHYQCVQTGVRHIYVSCPEFSQYEEIVVHSSIISGMICSFCEF, encoded by the coding sequence ATGTCTGAGCGTCTAAAATGCATGATTAACGCAAGAAGCTTGCATTATCAGTGTGTTCAAACAGGTGTGCGACACATATATGTCTCATGTCCGGAATTTTCACAATACGAAGAAATAGTTGtacattcttccattatatCAGGCATGATTTGCTCGTTCTGTGAGTTTTGA